A region from the Chroogloeocystis siderophila 5.2 s.c.1 genome encodes:
- a CDS encoding site-2 protease family protein, giving the protein MNFWLLLLLGIFTYLIVQRSVTRITRTPVWILWLVLMTPAFIWSAWTASAGSNQSIPLPLVIGPFIICPILYWLLIQWGRRDANSASAPPNESSEIKPAIAQKAEPTPPVRPIDSSEEKQLRDCFPWSIFYIHNIEYRPQAVICYGQLRTTPTAAYQRIKENIQAQFGDRFQLILQEGLNGKPFFALVPNPQARANRAQQKLTRPVLALGLLLATLLTTTIVGVEIAGANITTLSSDPSVLLQGLPYSLALMTILGIHELGHYSAARYYKIRATLPYFIPVPFFLGTFGAFIQMRSPVPNRKALFDVSIAGPLAGFIATIPFLVWGLANSTIVPLPEQPSLFDPSALNPNYSLLLALLSKLMLGAQLTANTAINLHPVAFAGFLGLVVTALNLMPVGQLDGGHIVHAMFGQRRAIVVSQIARFLVLALALLQPGFLLWAIILFFMPIYDEPALNDVTELDNLRDFFGLLALAVLVVIVLPVPNAIAQLLQIG; this is encoded by the coding sequence ATGAACTTTTGGCTTCTCCTCCTCCTGGGAATTTTTACATACTTGATTGTGCAGCGCAGCGTGACGCGAATTACACGCACACCAGTGTGGATTTTATGGCTGGTTCTCATGACACCGGCGTTCATCTGGAGCGCTTGGACAGCTAGCGCCGGTTCAAATCAATCGATTCCATTACCGTTGGTTATTGGACCATTTATTATTTGCCCAATTTTGTATTGGTTGCTCATCCAGTGGGGGCGTAGAGACGCAAATTCCGCCTCAGCACCGCCAAATGAATCTTCTGAAATCAAACCTGCAATCGCACAAAAAGCCGAACCCACACCACCAGTACGACCGATTGACTCTTCTGAAGAGAAGCAGTTGCGCGATTGTTTTCCTTGGTCGATATTTTACATTCATAATATCGAGTATCGTCCCCAAGCGGTGATTTGCTACGGACAGTTGCGAACGACGCCAACCGCTGCTTACCAACGAATTAAAGAAAATATTCAAGCTCAATTTGGCGATCGCTTCCAACTAATCTTACAAGAAGGTTTAAACGGCAAACCATTTTTTGCCTTAGTCCCCAACCCTCAAGCACGGGCAAATCGCGCTCAACAAAAATTAACTCGACCTGTTCTCGCGCTAGGACTATTACTAGCAACGCTTTTGACAACAACCATCGTCGGCGTAGAAATTGCCGGTGCTAATATTACAACTCTTAGTTCAGATCCTAGTGTTTTGTTGCAAGGCCTGCCGTATTCCCTCGCGTTAATGACAATTTTAGGAATTCACGAACTAGGACACTATAGCGCAGCACGATACTACAAAATTCGCGCCACATTGCCTTACTTTATTCCCGTGCCGTTTTTCTTGGGAACTTTTGGGGCGTTTATTCAAATGCGTAGTCCAGTTCCCAATCGTAAAGCATTATTTGATGTCAGTATTGCCGGTCCCCTTGCGGGGTTTATTGCGACGATTCCCTTTTTGGTATGGGGTTTAGCGAATTCTACTATCGTACCGCTGCCAGAGCAACCAAGTTTATTCGACCCCAGTGCATTAAACCCAAATTACTCATTGTTACTCGCGCTATTGAGTAAACTAATGTTGGGCGCTCAACTAACGGCTAACACTGCGATCAACCTCCATCCCGTAGCGTTTGCTGGATTTTTGGGACTCGTCGTTACTGCACTAAACTTAATGCCTGTAGGGCAACTTGATGGCGGGCATATCGTTCATGCTATGTTTGGACAACGCAGAGCAATCGTTGTTAGTCAGATTGCGCGATTTTTGGTACTGGCGCTCGCTTTACTACAGCCAGGATTTTTGCTATGGGCAATTATTTTATTCTTTATGCCCATCTACGATGAACCTGCATTAAACGATGTTACCGAACTTGATAATTTACGTGACTTCTTCGGTCTACTTGCTTTGGCTGTGTTGGTTGTGATTGTTTTGCCAGTCCCGAA
- a CDS encoding MBL fold metallo-hydrolase, translating to MTQNPEQLANHNAQNTLPQQASRSKPPQAIWNHIFAFPPNRDTLGGTAYLIVENDGNILIDCPPWNEDIQQFLQSLLGVKWLFLTHRGAISKSVKEIQTFLNCEVVIQEQEAYLLPKVQLTSFQHEISLSPTTQGIWTPGHSPGSACLYYQRRGGILFSGRHLLPNQQGEPTPLRTAKTFHWRRQINSVEKLLQRFTPETLQYICPGANTGFLRGKKVIDQAYQHLAALDLAALVQFQAPL from the coding sequence ATGACACAAAATCCCGAACAGCTTGCTAATCATAATGCTCAAAACACGTTGCCTCAGCAGGCGAGTCGCTCCAAACCACCACAGGCTATTTGGAACCACATCTTTGCTTTTCCACCTAATCGGGACACTTTAGGAGGAACCGCTTATCTTATTGTAGAAAACGATGGGAATATCCTGATCGATTGTCCGCCTTGGAATGAAGATATTCAACAATTTTTGCAATCCCTCTTGGGAGTGAAGTGGCTGTTTCTCACGCACCGAGGTGCTATTAGCAAATCCGTCAAAGAAATTCAAACTTTTTTGAATTGTGAAGTTGTGATTCAAGAACAGGAAGCTTATTTACTTCCAAAAGTTCAATTGACATCGTTTCAACACGAAATATCACTCAGCCCAACGACACAAGGTATTTGGACACCAGGACATTCGCCTGGTTCAGCGTGCCTTTACTACCAGCGTCGCGGTGGTATTTTGTTTTCTGGTCGCCATTTGCTACCAAATCAACAAGGTGAGCCAACGCCGCTACGCACCGCCAAAACTTTTCACTGGCGACGCCAAATCAACAGCGTAGAGAAACTTTTACAGCGTTTTACTCCAGAAACACTCCAGTATATTTGTCCTGGTGCGAATACTGGCTTTCTTCGGGGTAAGAAAGTCATTGACCAGGCATATCAGCATTTAGCGGCTTTGGATTTAGCAGCATTGGTGCAGTTTCAAGCCCCACTTTAA
- the ctpA gene encoding carboxyl-terminal processing protease CtpA — protein MYKKVFQIGLLAILPILLAVTCWVQPAAALTEEQKLVSEAWRIVNRVYLDDTFNHQNWSKLRLNTIKQPFKDREAAYEAIQKMLATLDDPFTRFLKPEQYRSLQVNTSGELTGVGLQIALEPKTGQLEVVAPIAGSPAEKAGIRPHDRILAIDGVSTTELTLDESAARMRGPAGSKVSLVLQRAPAQESTEIQLVRSRIELNPVVAELRQVTDDLKIGYLRLTQFNANATAELAHAITNLENQGANAYILDLRNNPGGLLQAGIEIARLWLDEGTIVYTVNRQGIQGSFEAFDSAITQDPLVVLVNQGTASASEILAGALQDNGRAQVIGETTFGKGLIQSLFNLSDGSGLAVTVAKYETPQHRDINKLGITPDLVVSQEPITPEKMATEADRQYLAAIEQFATHSVLAGKS, from the coding sequence ATGTATAAAAAAGTATTTCAGATTGGGCTATTAGCAATTTTGCCAATTTTGCTAGCTGTAACTTGTTGGGTACAACCAGCAGCTGCATTGACCGAAGAACAAAAGTTAGTATCTGAAGCTTGGCGAATCGTTAATCGCGTGTATCTGGATGACACTTTTAATCATCAAAACTGGTCAAAACTGCGGCTGAATACAATTAAGCAGCCTTTCAAAGACCGCGAAGCGGCGTATGAAGCGATCCAAAAAATGCTTGCAACCTTAGACGATCCGTTCACGCGATTTTTGAAACCAGAGCAGTACCGTAGTTTACAGGTAAATACGTCGGGCGAATTAACCGGAGTTGGCTTACAAATTGCGCTGGAGCCAAAAACCGGACAGTTAGAAGTTGTCGCGCCGATCGCTGGTTCTCCAGCAGAAAAAGCGGGAATTCGTCCCCACGATCGCATCCTCGCGATTGATGGCGTTTCAACCACTGAACTAACCTTAGACGAATCCGCAGCCCGAATGCGCGGTCCTGCGGGGAGTAAAGTTTCTTTAGTACTGCAACGCGCGCCAGCCCAAGAAAGTACCGAAATTCAACTTGTGCGATCGCGGATTGAATTAAATCCTGTTGTCGCCGAGTTACGTCAAGTTACAGACGACCTTAAAATTGGTTATCTTCGCTTAACACAATTTAATGCGAATGCAACAGCAGAACTTGCTCATGCGATCACCAATCTCGAAAATCAAGGCGCAAATGCTTATATTCTCGATCTCCGTAACAATCCAGGCGGCTTGCTGCAAGCAGGCATTGAAATTGCGCGTTTATGGTTAGACGAAGGCACAATTGTGTACACCGTTAACCGTCAAGGCATCCAAGGCAGCTTTGAAGCGTTTGACTCAGCAATCACACAAGATCCACTCGTCGTTTTAGTCAATCAAGGAACCGCGAGTGCAAGTGAAATTTTAGCAGGTGCGCTACAAGACAACGGACGTGCTCAAGTTATCGGCGAAACAACTTTTGGTAAAGGATTGATTCAGTCACTATTTAACCTATCCGATGGTTCAGGTTTAGCGGTGACTGTGGCTAAATATGAAACTCCACAGCATCGCGATATCAATAAATTGGGTATTACTCCTGACTTGGTTGTTTCACAAGAACCGATTACCCCCGAAAAAATGGCAACCGAGGCAGATCGGCAGTATTTAGCTGCAATAGAACAGTTTGCGACACATTCAGTTTTAGCAGGCAAGTCTTGA
- the petB gene encoding cytochrome b6 has product MFSKQVTDSKLYNWFEERLEIEALAEDVTSKYVPPHVNIFYCFGGMTLTCFLIQFATGFAMTFYYKPTVAEAYTSVQALMTDVNFGWLIRSVHRWSASMMVLIMILHIFRVYLTGGFKKPRELTWVTGVVLAVLTVSFGVTGYSLPWDQIGYWAVKIVSGVPEAIPVVGTLISDMLRGGSSVGQATLTRYYSAHTFVLPWLTAVFMLLHFIMIRKQGISGPL; this is encoded by the coding sequence ATGTTTTCCAAGCAGGTAACCGACTCAAAACTTTACAATTGGTTTGAAGAACGTCTAGAAATTGAGGCACTTGCTGAAGACGTTACCAGCAAGTACGTCCCTCCCCACGTTAATATCTTCTACTGCTTCGGCGGGATGACGTTAACTTGCTTTTTAATCCAGTTTGCTACTGGATTCGCGATGACATTTTATTACAAGCCAACAGTGGCGGAAGCTTACACCTCTGTACAGGCACTCATGACCGATGTTAACTTCGGCTGGCTGATCCGCTCGGTTCACCGCTGGTCTGCCAGTATGATGGTTCTGATCATGATCCTGCACATTTTCCGCGTTTACCTTACTGGTGGTTTTAAAAAGCCTAGAGAACTCACTTGGGTAACAGGTGTCGTTCTGGCGGTGCTGACGGTTTCATTTGGTGTAACTGGTTACTCTTTACCTTGGGATCAAATTGGATACTGGGCGGTAAAGATCGTTAGCGGTGTACCCGAAGCGATTCCAGTTGTCGGAACCTTGATTTCTGATATGTTGCGTGGCGGTTCGAGTGTCGGTCAAGCAACCTTGACTCGTTACTACAGCGCCCACACGTTCGTGCTGCCGTGGTTGACTGCGGTCTTCATGCTGCTGCACTTTATCATGATTCGTAAGCAAGGTATTTCTGGTCCGTTGTAA
- the petD gene encoding cytochrome b6-f complex subunit IV, whose translation MGTLKKPDLSDPKLREKLAKGMGHNYYGEPAWPNDLLYIFPVVILGTGACIVALAVLDPAMVGEPANPFATPLEILPEWYLYPVFQILRSVPNKLLGVLAMAAVPLGLILVPFIENVNKFQNPFRRPVATTVFMIGTLVTLWLGIGATFPIDKSFTLGLF comes from the coding sequence ATGGGAACATTGAAAAAACCGGATCTAAGCGATCCAAAATTGCGCGAAAAACTAGCCAAGGGCATGGGCCATAACTACTATGGCGAACCTGCTTGGCCTAATGACCTACTCTACATCTTCCCTGTCGTGATCTTAGGGACTGGTGCTTGCATTGTTGCGCTTGCGGTTTTAGACCCAGCAATGGTAGGCGAACCAGCAAACCCATTTGCAACACCGCTAGAAATTTTACCTGAGTGGTATTTGTACCCTGTATTCCAGATTCTCCGCTCGGTGCCAAATAAACTACTAGGCGTGCTAGCAATGGCAGCTGTACCATTGGGCTTGATCCTGGTACCGTTTATTGAGAATGTAAACAAATTTCAAAATCCCTTCCGTCGTCCAGTTGCAACCACAGTATTCATGATTGGTACTTTAGTGACGCTTTGGCTCGGAATTGGTGCGACATTCCCTATTGATAAGTCTTTTACACTAGGATTGTTCTAA